AAGGTTATCGATATATCAAGAAGCGTCTTGTCTAAGCTGGCCAACAAGTGAAAGTGAAGGTGTACTAACTTATCATCTGGTGCGAATTCATGACCAAGAGAATCCCAAGTTAGGTGTGTACAGTTAAATTAATATGGTCAGCATTAATGTCGAAGACTTccagaactatttatttcggagatctatttaccgctacatgTACATAATAAGGCTGTCCTAAAGTGATTCGAGTAGTGTTATGTAACCATTCATTCGTTTGGTCCATCATGTTCGGACAAAACACCATGACGTCAAGAAACTACTCAAATGCTTTGAAACAAGTGAATAACAGAAGAAAACAAGAAGTAAGAATTGAGACGATAGAAATTTATTCATATGTTTGTCATCCTCACAAACCGCAAGTTAGGTGAAGATTGATCACAGACGTCTTTATGGTAATATCGCCCTTTAGCTTTCATAGTTGTAACCTGAAATAAAATTTAGAGTATCTCATGATTTGCGGAATTTCAGCTctcgaaatgatttcattttgcATAAACACCAAAACCAGAGAAAAAACACAGAACAAGGTAGGCCGGccgccattgcttacaaagatgggAAAAGTAATAACTCTAGCTTCATTCTGATTGGTCGCTAAGTAGACGACCGAAATTACGAACTGAAGTTTAGTTTATTAAAGTCTTCACTGTTTTAAACTATCCTTGTTTGgaatcaaaaacttaaaatGACCTAAAAACGCCTTTTGAAATTGTCGTTCACGTGCATATCCCTATTTTTGTAATATATCAATATAATCTCAAAGGTTATTGTTTTACCATGAAGATATTTTATATTAGCCAGAACTCGACGACGCAAATTTTCGAACGTTCAAGGTCGTATCTCGTAACAATTAGATAGAAGCAGCTTGTGATTTGCAAACTACTGAATAATAGATTGTCTGCATCTGCACTTTGAGTTTGATAACCGCAATTAGACGGGCGCTCATTAGGCGAAGAGTCTGTACCCACCTAGTTATACACTCTAACGCAAATCAAGGCATCTGATCGAGTTCCACCTAATGATGTCCAATGTACCGATCTCGGTAGGAAGTGGATACTCTTCTTTGGTTAGCTTTCAGTCGAGTGAAATTATTTGTAGACTGGatttatctttctttttaacATAATTGTGGGCACTGGCGTTTTGACACTTCCAGCCGCGTTTCAGGAAGCAGGATGGTTGATCTCTGTATGTGTTGTAGTTATTCTGTGCTTTTTGAGGTAAGTTGCATACTTTCTATTCTCTCAGCTTTTTAACTTTCACATTTGTCATTGAAGCGTTATCTATAACCAATGCATTACTCAAATCTAAATATCTACGTGTTCGCAAGTTTTTATCGCGTTTAAAAGCTTACTTTACTTTAGGAGGGTGAAGAGCATGAAGATAATAAAAGTCTAGTTGGTAGAATGTCTGGTGGTACGTCATCAGCTCTTTTATATGTTCTTTTCCAAAGGTACAACTAGAATTGTCCCAAGTGACTTCGAAATTACGGAGAAATACGAGCTTGTTAGGGTTTTCTCTTCTTGTAATACTTCTTTTCAGGGTCAAATGTCGCTCTTTTATTTTGGAAAAGTGGGGAACGTTTTGATGTACATCAACATTTGTGCGTATTTATATGGTGACCTGACCATTTACTCTTCAGCAGTTCCAAAGTCGTTACGCAATGTTATCTGGTTAGTCAGAATTTTATAATATTCACCTTACAGTCATTCAAATTTGCCGCATCTTTTTCTTATCATTTTTGAGTTAGCTATCTATTCTTGTATTTTTCACTTGGCCAAATTTTGTCTGAAACTAGTTTATAAGAGTTTGCGTTTTcgaataaattgtttattctgagTTACTTGAACATTTCCTTAGTTTTATTTTCTTTGTAAAGCAATTATTATCCTTGACGAGTGCCCCTGCGGCTTGTGAACCTACATTAAGATTAACTTTACATAAGCTTTCAACTAACCTGTTTCTTGGTAGCATTACCTTTCAGCTTTCTGTTACTTTAGCAACTGACCTTCACAAAAGCATGATTATATCAAATTGTCTAGCATTCTCACTACCCTATTCATTTTAGGTTGACAACATCATGGGCTGACTCACACTATTAACGTTGTATACACATTCTTTATCAACACCCTTTACCCGAAAGATGGTGTTATCAAATATTCCTAAccttttcaatggttaagaatTACAGGATTTATCTATCGTCAACAGCTAAATTGTTTATTGATTGGTATAAAAAATTTCAACTCTGGCATTCGTATGAAAAATAATACTTCGGAGTGTGCTCGAAAATACTAAATAGATGAATGTGTATATGGcaacaataaattgatttatttgtgaTAAAAAAGTGTTTGTTCTTTGCCTTGAAAGAGactaataattttttaacaTATTTTAGTTCTTTTAATAACTCACGGGATTCTTTGTCGGATTCAAATCTTTGTTGGGAATCGTCATCTCTCACTCGCTTAGACGTGTATAGGATATTAGTTGTAAGTTATTATTTTGGTCGGTAATATTTGTCATATAATACTCATTGTTATCGGTTGTATACGATATGTCAGTTCATATTATAATTAATACAATCCCGATCACATCGTTTACAATGTcttattgaaaaatatcaatttaCTAGCATATGCTCTTAACTTTCTTCGTCATTACTCATTTTACGTCATAGTTGCATAGGGTTTTATAGTGAATTTGTCAATCAAACAAGTGTATTATACGAAGGTGGTgttagaaaaataattattctttggcctaaattattattttgtaaagtcctacttttatttattttaacataaacattggtacaagggggcaccagatacgtatgcgccacacaataacaatgaagttgtgaaaagatggatagtgtaaAGTGCGTATGATAAAAAAAATCGAACAGAGattagtgtatgagagtgagatggtaataatgaaaaaaacaattaagTTGGCAAAAATATTaacagaaagaattctttcagatAAAGAAGTTACGTTCACTTTTCTGaataaagtaaaagaaagttacaacaGGACCGCCACTGATTTATATTCTAAATCATGTCTGATAAGGTCTCTAGCCATTGTGTTGTACCATCTCTGGGACCCTAACCAGAGAGTCATGAAGGACCAATAGAAGtcagtcctgtacagctttctttcataccacgactcCACTTtatccaaccagtcccagcttCGGTAAATCATGCGCGTTGTGGAATCCTTTGAGATGACATTCGCAGGGCATGTtaaagccaccgaagtcgatgtttcaagatggtgacaccaactgAATTAGCGTCTCTGTAGCCAAGTTTACtaaattattttactttaatTATCTATGTAGTAGAGCATGAATTATGTAGAGAAATTTTTGTAGCTTAATTTGAACAATACACCGGACAGGAATtcctttgaaaatatttttcgtCACCTAAAATCAAACGACAGAATTATTAAAAACCAAAGACCATTGGTCAACTGTTTTGTGTTGGTTTGGGACTTATCGAAAGGGCTCACTTGCGGCCTTAAGAAAGATCACCATCGTTCTCCAGTCTGTCATAATCACTTGATGAAACTTGACTGAAGTTTTCAGAAAACTACTTGGAAAAATGTTTCATTAAATTTCTTGACTTTTTGAAACGAACTATCTTTAAGTCTATGCACAATAAATGCATAGCAGTTTCAAATTAGCTGTATAGTCAGTTTGTGAAGCAATCTTCATAAGGAATCAAAGGTTATGATCAAAAAAGGGTAATGAATGAAAAGGTTCAATTTGAAACCATGATTATTGTAAATAGTTTGCGCATTTTATGTTACTCAGTTATTCCTGGGAGTTCTCAACCTTAAGGAAAAACAGGGTAATTATAGAAATTCTATTTTTCGTGCAGCAAATGGATTTGGTAAAAGAGTAAAACTATCTTTTTAAGTAGATAACTACTCACAACATTTACATAGTATTACAGAAAAAGGATACGTTTCTAAGTTACGAAATTCATCTGTGAATCCGTTTACATCGTTAACTAAAATATTGAGGAGGGATGGTAAGTTTAAAACATAATAATGGGTATCTGTTGTCTAGCTCCTTTTTCAGtagtaaatttatttaacaaatagTTATTATTCAATCTCGTTTTCTCACCCATATATTCGGCCAGAAAGTTATTTTTGTATCTATTTCCGTTAACTTGTTTACTTCTAGTATTTGGCATATAATTAGTATCTTAAAAGCAAATAAGGTTAGTACAAATACTGAAACGTATCTTCCTTGTATGAACATTATATGGTAATTGGTTGTTTAACGGTTTAAATGGCTCCTTTTCTCGCTTTTATAGTAAAATGTTCGTGAAAAGCCTAGTAAAGAGCAACAATTCTTTCAATCTGTTTTTTACTTCATTTAACCGGGTCGTAGCGTAAATACTCTTGTTTTCATTGAAAGAGCGTTGGCGAATAAATGTGTACCAGATTAATGAACTATCATGTCTCCTGTTAAATTCCTATTTTTACTCAGTCTTAATCTGTTTTATTTCCGTTTTCCTCTGGATGAACCTATGTTCGCTCGGTTGCTGACATTTGCAATTTAATCGTTATACCTTCTACATTCCTTAATCTGTGCTAAAAAATGTTTCTCAGCAGGCTGATTACCGAAATGCATGACTTTTATTGAGTTGCTACTCAAGAAATAGGTGGGGAAAGGAAAATAATTAACTAGTCAAAAGAAGATACAGTGAAATCAGTTGCGTCATTTGATGTATGTTGTTTGTGATTTGTGGTTACTGATTTCTAGCACtcaaaaatgtttattaataaattttaaatcttGTGTTACACCACTCAAAGCAACGGTCAATGAATTTATAGTTATAGATTGATCACCGTTAGTCTGTTTAACAGGGTGGTCGAATGTTGAGCTGAACGTTTAACATATTGAACTAATTAATAACACGAAGTTCAGAGAAGGGATAttttttcaacgaatttattatcaaagctgtacaatcgtatatacatATAGAGATTTTTTTGGTAAAGTACTAGTTccatgaggaaatgtgaacacaaataaccaagatgacgtaatagaaagattgTAATACTAGATtgcgtaatatgaataataacaatagacttaGTAAGTTAGTAACAAATTATAACGTGAATGTAGTAAGATaactaaaatgtttttgttacaataattaaaggtcacagaggtgtaaataaataaataaagtgatatgatgggtacttatgaataaaataatgagaatatgagacataagtaaagggaaaatgcaataataacaataattaaggccaaggtaacgataacgtgCTTCTGTTGTGCGCATAGTTCTGGCTTGAGCTCATGGATGATAAGACCTTCGGCTATTTCtaggagttggatacgaagaaatctaggtagatttgaGAGAATCGTatatacaaccttaaaatcaaattgtggATCCGTAAaatgattacagtcgattaggtgttcatgtgtagaccatattgccatcagtcatcgttgtcGCTCATTTTTGAATTGGGtgacgagaaaaccaaaagtaggaaTAGCCAGTTGACCAACTTCTATGGCTGGGTTCCTTCGAGCAGAAAGAGAAATCTCATTCACTCTTTATGTCATCGAATACATTGGATATGTAATACGAAATGCATTGACGAGGAACTCGATTTTTCCAGGAAAACTCTAACGGAAAATGGCTGTCCAGACCGATTCGTAGATAAGAATATAAAAAGAATTCTGGTTGTTCCGTTCTAAAGAAAAACCTCTATACGAGTTTGGAAAGGTGACCGAACTTCTGATGTAATCAAAAATCGTTTAACGACAGTGATTAAAAGAACATTCAATGCGGCAAAACTGCGAATAACTTTCAGTAGCAGGAACTTATTTCCTATATCCATAAAGGATAAGCTTCCTTCTCTGGTCACTTCATTGTGCATCTACTAGTCCatctgctcttgtggagcaaggtacattaGCCGTAGCCAGCGATCGCTTTCAAGTCACATACATGAACATTTCCCAGTTTGGTTCTACAAGGGCGAGAGGAAaacagttaggagttctatacatgaacacctaatcgactgtaatcattttataaatatagccttttgaacttgaGCTAGAGTtgagggacctacttcaatgttccattcaggctgtctggggatggagggtagttgtagagtagctagAGCCCAGCTGAAccgttctctaaaatgttccgcccatcgttctaaacgtctgaacTGGGAGCAGataagtgtcgtctttttccgagatagtctTACTTAcaattgacttattaattccagtttctttcgTTAGTCTgaagagctgtcttgtgttacctacagccgcCGCCTTCTCCATCtgttttgctttcgttgcccaccactgctcacagtCATTCCTTAAACTTCTGCTTACTCTAGATcggatttgttttcgctcttcatcgcgttcagagcctgatgggaagTTTACGAGAACCCATCAGTGCAATAAACTTAGGAGAAATTCATCGGTGTATTGTAATCCTTTGGTCTAAATCACTAACAAATGTCACCACCGTTTCCACAGCTATTTGTATATCATCCCAAGCAACATATGGGTGAGGCtcattttcagaactacctaagtgtgacctcagttgttcctgaaacctacttttggttttctcgtcaCCCAATTCAAAAATGAGCgacaacgatgactgatggcaatatggtctacaCATGAACACTtaatcgactgtaatcattTTACGGATccacaatttgattttaaggttgtatatACGATTCTCtcaaatctacctagatttcttcgtatccaactcctaGAAATAGCCGAAGGTCTTATCATCCATGAGCTCAAGCCAGAACTATGCGCACAACAGAAGcacgttatcgttaccttggccttaattattgttattattgcattttccctttacttatgtctcatattctcattattttattcataagtacccatcatatcactttatttatttatttacacctctgtgacctttaattattgtaacaaaaacattttagttATCTTACTACATTCACGTTATAATTTGTTACTAACTTACtaagtctattgttattattcatattacgcaATCTAGTATTAcaatctttctattacgtcatcttggttatttgtgttcacatttcctcatggAACTAGTACTTTACCAAAAAAATCTCTATatgtatatacgattgtacagctttgataataaattcgttgaaaaaagATCCCTTCTCTgaactttatttttttatttttaaatgggaattatctgtcagTTAATCGCTTGTTATGAGTCTCCTAGCCATCTTAGTCGGCACATCTTTACAACTGCATTTATAGATCTGATTTCTCCGCCGAAGAGTTTACACACCAACCCAAATTACCTCACGCGTAAGGACATTGTTACGATTATATGGATGGTCAAATGCTTGTAATTCGCACGGCTCTTGCGCTTTAAATTGCTGTTTCACAACCATATAAATCATCAAATGTTTCCTGAATTACGGTGTATTCATGTTAAACAGTGTTCCGAATATATCCTAGTTTCAAGCCAAACAATTATTGGATAAGTTACGTTATCCTACGATAAATATAATAGCATGTTTACATAATGTTAGGGCAACTGTCCCCAATTTGTCGTACTTATTTTTCTCATAGGTTTGTTTTGGTGCATGTGTTTGCCCATTCTTGTTCTTCAATGTAATCCGTTCTCGATGGCTTCAACTACTGACCGTTTGTCTACGATGGATTGGTTTTATTTTGATGTTGAGTTTTTCAATTGAAAGAGCTATTATTCTGCACAAAAACTTTACAGTTGCAACGTTTCACCATAATGTTAGTATGTATTGGAATCCTTCAATCTATTCATTACTTATAAAATCTGAACCAGTTCCAAAACCGCCAGCCTTTCAACCTCAAAATATACCAAGTTTATTCGGAGTTTGTGTGTACGTATTTATGTGTCATCATTCTATACCTGGTATTGTAACTCCTGTTAGAGATAAGAGTAAAATACTATGTAGAATATTTATACCTGTCTTCATTACAGTTCTATCGTTTAACCTCTTATTATCTACTACAGCTATAATCGCATTTAATCATATTGAAGATATTTACACATTGAATTTTCTACCGAACAATGAATTTATCGACATATCACAAATTCCTTATACATTAGCTTTGATAATAGGttattttttatgtttatttccTGTGTTTGCGTTGACTTCATCTTTTCCAATAGTTGGAACTAGTTTACTTGGGAACATTTTTTCTTTATGTAACTTCTTCTCTGCATTCGGAAGTGATAGAGCTCAAAACATTTTGAAGTACACATTACCATTTGTCGTACTACTGCCACCATTAGGGATTGCATTAATAACTAATAATGTTGGATATTTAACTGGTTTTACCGGGGCAATTTTTGGTTCAGGTATACAGTATATAATACCAGCGCTGTTAGTATTTAAAGCACGTCGATACTTTACACACTGTGTTCCTCTGAAAGAATCTTATCTTGAAACAACAACAGATCTACAGCAAAGTGATGATACGACATCGGCAACTGTTGGTGAACAAATGATACAACCAAATTCCAGCAATAATAATACGGAGAATGAGAATATCATGTATGGTTCAACAAATGACATAACAACACCACATTCTGTTTCAATTATAGGAAAATGTTCCAACCATCATTTATTGTCTATTTCTATGCATGCATCACCATTTCAGAACTTTTTCTGGATAATAATAGCTTTAATTTGGGCTTTATTTTGTACTATCATTGTCCTCATTGACAAAATACACCATCTTTGAACGCAACGTTTCTTAGGATT
The genomic region above belongs to Schistosoma haematobium chromosome 2, whole genome shotgun sequence and contains:
- a CDS encoding hypothetical protein (EggNog:ENOG410VDF4~COG:S); amino-acid sequence: MMSNVPISVGSGYSSLTGFIFLFNIIVGTGVLTLPAAFQEAGWLISVCVVVILCFLSFLTFTFVIEALSITNALLKSKYLREGEEHEDNKSLVGRMSGGTTRIVPSDFEITEKYELGQMSLFYFGKVGNVLMYINICAYLYGDLTIYSSAVPKSLRNVICSFNNSRDSLSDSNLCWESSSLTRLDVYRILVVCFGACVCPFLFFNVIRSRWLQLLTVCLRWIGFILMLSFSIERAIILHKNFTVATFHHNVSMYWNPSIYSLLIKSEPVPKPPAFQPQNIPSLFGVCVYVFMCHHSIPGIVTPVRDKSKILCRIFIPVFITVLSFNLLLSTTAIIAFNHIEDIYTLNFLPNNEFIDISQIPYTLALIIGYFLCLFPVFALTSSFPIVGTSLLGNIFSLCNFFSAFGSDRAQNILKYTLPFVVLLPPLGIALITNNVGYLTGFTGAIFGSGIQYIIPALLVFKARRYFTHCVPLKESYLETTTDLQQSDDTTSATVGEQMIQPNSSNNNTENENIMYGSTNDITTPHSVSIIGKCSNHHLLSISMHASPFQNFFWIIIALIWALFCTIIVLIDKIHHL
- a CDS encoding hypothetical protein (EggNog:ENOG410VDF4~COG:S) — protein: MLSFSIERAIILHKNFTVATFHHNVSMYWNPSIYSLLIKSEPVPKPPAFQPQNIPSLFGVCVYVFMCHHSIPGIVTPVRDKSKILCRIFIPVFITVLSFNLLLSTTAIIAFNHIEDIYTLNFLPNNEFIDISQIPYTLALIIGYFLCLFPVFALTSSFPIVGTSLLGNIFSLCNFFSAFGSDRAQNILKYTLPFVVLLPPLGIALITNNVGYLTGFTGAIFGSGIQYIIPALLVFKARRYFTHCVPLKESYLETTTDLQQSDDTTSATVGEQMIQPNSSNNNTENENIMYGSTNDITTPHSVSIIGKCSNHHLLSISMHASPFQNFFWIIIALIWALFCTIIVLIDKIHHL